In Myxococcus stipitatus, the genomic window CAGACGATGACGCGCAGGCCCAGCGCGTCGACCATGGCCCGCAGGTCGGCGCGGGCGAGGAACTCCGCGTCGATGACGAGGTGGGTCGCCTCCGCGTGCTCCAGGATGTAGCGGGTGGCGGCCACGGACAGGCCCGTGTTGATGGGGACCCAGACGAGGCCCGCCTTGTAGATGCCGAGGAAGGCGGTGACCATCTGCGCCGAGTTGCCGCAGAACATGGCGACGCGCGCGCCCGGGGGCAGGCCTTGCGCGAGCAGGTAGTGGGCGAACGCGTTCGCGCGCCGCTCCAGCTCCGCGAACGTCAGCTCCAGCTCGCCGTCGACGAGCGCGACGCGCTCCGGCCAGCGCAGGGCCGACCGGCGGATGGCGTCTCCCAGCAGGACTCGGCTGATGCGCGGGTAGTGCGCGTCGTGGGTCGCGGACATGGCGTGCTCCTCTCCGCCCGGGGGGCGCGTGGGTGTGGTTGCGTGGTGTCCCCCCGTTGGAATCGAGCGCCGCCGGCCGCTAGCCGCGCGACTTGCGGGGCAGGGTGCCCATGGCCTTGCTGATGATGCCCAGCATGACCTCGTCGGCGCCGCCGCCGATGGAGCCCAGGCGCAGGTCGCGGTGCGCGCGCGCCAGCGGGTTGTCCCAGGTGAAGCCCATGCCGCCCCAGTACTGGAGGCAGCCGTCCACCAGCTCGCGCGCGAGCCGGCCCGACTTCAGCTTGCACATGGAGGCGAGCTTCACGACCTCCGGGTCGTCCTTGTCCGCCACGTACAGGTCCACGGTGCGGTAGATGAGCGCGCGCAGCGCCTCCACCTCCGTCTGCAGCTCCGCCAGCCGGAAGTGCACGGACTGGTTGTCCAGGATGGACTGGCCGAACGCCTTGCGCTGCCGCGTGTACTCCGCCGTCTGCGCGATGAGCCGGTCGAAGGTGACCAGGGTGCTGGCGGAGACGAACAGCCGCTCCTCCTGGAACTGCTGCATCTGCATGGCGAAGCCGCGCCCCTCCTCGCCGACGCGGAAGCGCGCGGGCACGCGCACGCCGTCGAAGAACAGCTGCGCCGTGTCCGACGCCCACATGCCCAGCTTGCGAATCTTCGAGCGGGTGATGCCCGGCCGGTCCAGGGGCACGATGATGAGCGACTTGTTCGCGTGCGCCGGGCCCTCGCCCGTGTTGGCGAGCAGGCACACCCAGTCCGCCTGCATGCCGTTGGTTATCCACATCTTGCTGCCGTCGATGACGTAGTCGTCGCCGTCGCGGCGCGCCGTCGTCGTCACCGACGCCACGTCGGAGCCCGCGCCCGGCTCGCTCACCGCGATGGAGCACACGCGCTCGCCCGACAGCGTCGGCGCGAGGAACTCCCGCCGCAGCTCGTCACTGCCGAAGCGCGCCAGCGCCGGCGTGGCCATGTCCGTCACCACGCCGATGGCCATGGGCAGCGCCCCACACGTGCAGTGGCCCAGCTCCTCCGCGAAGGCCACGGAGAACGACGCGTCCAGCCCCAGCCCGCCGAACTCCGGCGGCTTGGTGATGCCCAGCAGCCCCAGCTCGCCCAGCTTCTTGAAGACCTCTTTCGCCGGGAAGATTTCGGCCGCCTCCCACGCGTCCACGTGCGGGTTGAGCTCCTGCTCGACGAACTTGCGGACCGTCTGGCGGATGGCGCGGTGTTCCTGGGTCTGCTGCATGGCTCGTCCTCGGTGCGCTCGCCGCGCGGGCGAAGGGTCAGGAAGGCAGTCCTGGCTCCGCGACGTGGCGCGCGAGCGACTCGCGCGGGGTCCACGCCAGGGGCGAAGCCGGGATGCGGTGCGTCAATCTCGGGAGGTGTTCGCCGGGGAGGTTGGAGGTCTTGCCGGGACTCAGCAATCGAACGTCCATCACACCTCTCACGACGAGGAGTGGAGAGTCTGGGAGTGCCGGGCAAAAAAAGCAAGCATGATTGCTTGTTTTGGACCCGAGGCGAAGCGGCCCCACCTCGTGGGGGCCGCGCGCTCGCGCTCAGCCGAACAGGCGGCTGGCCAGGCGAGCCAGCTTCTGGGCCTTGCCGGTGTACGGGGGGAAGAACAGGTGGGCGAGCGACGTGCGGCCCTGGCGCAGCACGGCGCGTTCGTGGCTGAACGCCCGGAAGCCCGCCTCGCCGTGGTAGGCGCCCTGGCCGCTCGCCCCGACGCCGCCAAAGGGCAGGTGGGGGTTCACGTTGTGCAGCACCACGGTGTTGACGCACGAGCCGCCCGCGCTCGTCTCCCGGAGCAGCCGCTCCACCGTCGCCTCGTCCTTGCTGAAGACGTAGAGCGCCAGCGGCTTGTCGCCCGCGCGCAGGTGCGCGACGACGTCGTCGAGCGACGGGTAGCGCAGCACCGGCAGCACCGGGCCGAAGATCTCCTCCTCCATGATGGGGGCGTCCGGCGTCACGTCCGCCAGCACCGTGGGCGCGATGAAGCGCGTCTCCGCGTCCGCGCCGCCGCCGGCCACCACGCGGGCCCCCGCGGCCACCGTCCGGTCCAGCAGGCCGCGCACGCGCGAGAAGGCGCCGTCATCCACCATGCGGCAGAAGTCGGGGCTCGCCCGGCGCGCCTCCTCGGTGCGGCCGTAGAAGCGCTCCAGCGCGGCCTTCAGCGCGGCGAGCAGCGCCTCCTCGCGCGACTCGTGCACCCAGACGTGGTCCGGGGCGATGCACGTCTGACCGCCGTTGAGGAACTTGCCCCAGGTGATGCGCTCGGCGGCGGCCTCCACGTCCGCGGTCGCGTCCACCACCACCGGCGACTTGCCGCCCAGCTCCAGCGTCACGCTGGCCAGGTGCTTCGCCGCGGCCTCCATCACCCGGCGCCCCACGCGCGGGCCGCCGGTGAAGAAGAAGTGGTCGAACGGCAGCCGCAGCAGCGCCTCGCCCACCTCCGCGCCGCCCTCCACCAGCGCGACCTCGTCGTCGGGGAAGGCGTCGCGCACCAGCTCCGCCAGGAAGCGCGCGGTGTGCGGCGTCTTCTCGCTGGGCTTGCACAGCACGGTGTTGCCCGCGGCCACCGCGGCGATGAGCGGCGTCACCAGCAGGTTGAAGGGGTAGTTCCACGGGGCCAGCACCAGCACCGTGCCCCGGGGTTCGGCGCGCACGTGGCTGGCGGTCCCCGCGAGCATCAACGGCGTCGGCACCTTGCGCGGCTTCATCCACACCTTGAGGTGCTTGCGCACGTGCTCCAGCTCCAGGAGCACCGGCAGCACCTCCGTGGCCTCCACCTCCGCGCGGGGCTTGCGGAAGTCCGCGTGGAGGGCGTCCGCCAGCGCCTCGCGCCGCTCGAGGATGAGCGCCTTGAGCTTCTCCAGCCGCGCCAGCCGCTCGCCCGGGCCTCGCCGCGCCACGTCCCAGCGCCGGGCCCGCAGGCGGTCGAACGCCTCCCGCAGGCCCCTGGGGACCAGCTCCTCCTCCAGCTTCACCACGCGCATCCCGGGTCCTCCTCCGGCGGTGTCGTCCTGCCTATTCCAACAGCCGGCTGGCGCGGGAGGCCCATTCCTGCGCCTTCCCGCGGTACGGGGGGAAGAACACCGCGGCCAGCGACTTCATCCATTGGACCGACACGGCCCGCTCGTGGCTGAAGGTCCGGAATCCATAAATGCCGTGGTAGTTGCCCAGGCCACTCATGCCCACTCCGCCGAAGGGCAGGTTGGGGTTGGCCACGTGGATGAGGACGTTGTTCACCACCGCCCCGCCGGAGGTGGTGTTGCGGAACACGTCCTCGATGGCCCGCTTGTCCTGGCTGAAGACGTACATGGCCAGCGGCTTGTCGCCGCGCTGGACGTGCTCGTAGACCTCCGCGCGGGAGCGGAAGGTCATCACCGGCAGCACCGGACCGAAGATTTCCCCCTCCATCACCGCCATGTCCGGCGTCACGCCCGTGAGCACGGTGGGCGCCAGGTAGCGCGAGGGCCCGTCCGCCAGCCCGCCGACCTCCACCTTCGCCCCCGCCGCCACGGAGCGGTCCACCAGGTCCTTCACGCGCCGCCACGCCGCGGCGTCCACCAGCCGCGAGAAGTCCGGGCTGGCCTGCCGCTCCGCCTCCGTCCCGCCATAGAAGCGGGTGATGACCGCCTTGAGCGCATCCACGAACGCCTGGGCGCGCGACTCGTGCACGAAGACGTAGTCGGGCGCCACGCACGTCTGGCCGCCGTTGATGAACTTGCCCCACGCCAGCCGCTCCGCCGCCGCGACCACGTCCGCCGACTCGTCGATGATGACGGGCGACTTGCCGCCCAGCTCCAGCGTCACGCTGGCCAGGTGTCTCGCCGCCGCCTCCATCACCTTGCGGCCGATGCGCGGGTTGCCCGTGAAGAAGAAGTGGTCGAAGGGCAGCTCCAGCAGCGCCTCCGCCGTCTCCGCGCCGCCCTCGAACAGCGCCACCTCGTTCTCCGGGAAGACGTCGCGCAGCAGCCGGGCCAGGAAGCGCGAGGTGTGCGGCGTCTTCTCGCTGGGTTTACACATCACCGTGTTGCCCGCGGCGATGGCCGCGATGAGCGGCGCCACCAGCAGGTGGAAGGGATAGTTCCAGGGCGCCAGGATGAGCACCACGCCGCGCGCCTCGTAGCGCACGTGCGCGGACGAGCCGGCGAGCAGGAGGGGCGTGCCCACGCGCGTGGGCTTCATCCACGACTTGAGGTGCTTCACCGTGTGGTTCAGCTCCTCCAGCGTGGGGTGTACCTCCGTCAGCTCCACCTCCAGCGCGGGCTTGCGGAAGTCCTGGTGGATGGCCTCGGCCAGCTCGTCGCGGCGGGCGATGATGGCCTCGCGCAGCTTCTTGAGCCGGGCGATGCGCTCCGCGGCGGTGGTGCGCGACATCGTCCAGCGGTGCGCGCGCTGGGCCTGGAACACCGAGAGGATGCGCGACGCTTCGAGGGACGGCTTCGAGTCGACGGCGGCTGCGGCGGGGACGGCCTCCAGCATGGTGGGCTCCTGGGTTCGGATGCTGCGTGTTCAGCGGGCCTCGAGCCCGCGCAAGAGGGTGGTGAGCGCCTGGGTCAGCTCGGCCGTGAAGTCGATGCGCAGGGGCGCCATGTGCGGCGCGGCGAGCACCGCGCGCGCCACGGGGGCCACGTCCGCCATCTGCCGCAGCCCCGTCACCAGCGCGTGCAGGTGGAGCAGCAGCCGGGGGCCCTCGCCCGGGCGCAGGAACGGCACGAGCGCCTCCAGCGTCGCGCCGATGCGCGCCATGGCCTCCAGCAGCCGCTCCTTGAAGCGCCGGGTCTGCTCCTCGGTGACGTTCTGCTCGAGCACCGTCTGGAGCATCGCCAACAGGCGCGTCAGCGGCAGCTCGCCGGACAACGACTGGGCCACCTCGCGCGCCAGCCGGGGCCCCGTCCACGGCGCGTCTCCCGCCTGGAGCAGCCGCCCCTCCAGCCGCTCGAACCACGCGAACAGCAGGTCCTCCAGCAGCGCCAGGAACAGCGCCTCCTTCGTCGGGAAGTAGAGGAACACCGTCCCCTTCGCCAGCCCCGCCCGCTCCGCCACGTCCGCCATCTTCACCGCGCCGTAGGACGTCTCCTGGTACAGCCCGAGCGCCTCCGACAGCAGCCGCCGCCGGCGCGCCTCCTTGTCCTCGTCCCGCAGCGCCCGCCTCGGCGCCTCCCGCCCCGCCCTCGGCTCCGTGTCGCTCACCATGCGGTCTGCGTAGGTGACCGGAGGTCATTTCGTCAAGTGACCCCAGGTCAGTTCCGGAAGGGGTGGGGTGTTTGTAGGTGGGTGTGTTGATGTGGGATGTTTGTGGACATGCGTCCCATCCAGGCGGAGTTGTTGTCCGGAAGCGCGCTGTACCGGGAGGTGGTGCTGGAGAAGCTGGTGAACGCGCGCGAGTCGGTGTGGCTGGCCACGGCGAACGTGAAGGCGATGTACGTGGAGTCGAAGGGGCGCTTCGTGCCGCTGGTGGAGGTGTTGGACGCGCTGGCGGCGCGGGGCGTGTCGCTGCGGCTGCTGCACGCGGAGCTGCCGAGCCGTCCGTTCCGCGCGGCCTTCGACGCGAGGGCCCGGCTGGTGTCGGGTGGGCTCGAGCTGAAGGTGTGCCCGCGCGTGCACTTCAAGGCGGTGCTGGTGGACGGGGCCTGGGTGTACCTGGGAAGCGCCAACCTCACGGGGGCGGGGCTGGGGGCGAAGGCGGACGGGGCGCGCAACTTCGAGCTGGGCTTCGCCACGGAGGACTTCGACGTCATCGACCGGGTGACGGCGCTCTACGAGGCGGTGTGGAGCGGGGCGGAGTGCCGGGGATGCAGGTTGCGTTCGGTGTGCCCGGACCCCATCGGGCCCTTGCCCGCCCGGCCCCCGAAGGTGCGAAGTTCGCGCCGCGCCGCGCGGCTGGGAAGGGCCCGCCGGCTCGAACGCCCCACCTTGGAGTCACACCGCCGATGATGAAGCTCTTCTTCGCCGCGAATACCCGGGCCACCCGTCCCCGCTGGATGCTGGAGGAACTGGGCGTGCCCTACGAGCTGGTCCCGGTCGACCTGCCGAGCCGTGAGCACAAGCAGCCGGACTACCTGCGCATCCACCCCATGGGCTCGTTGCCCGCGCTCGAGGACGACGGCCACCCGATGTTCGAGTCGGCGGCCATCCTGATGCACGTGGCGGACAAGTATCCGGAGAAGGGCCTGGCCCCGGCGCCCGCTACCCCCGAGCGCGCCGAGTATTATCAATGGTTGATGTTCTGCATGGCCACGATGGAGCCGCCGCTGTCCGCCTACTCGGCGCACAACCTCTTCCTGCCGGAGCTCGAGCGCGTCCCGGCCGAGGCGGAGCGGGGGCGCAAGCGCTTCACCGACATCGCCCGGATGCTGGAGGAGCGGCTCCAGGGGCGTGAGTTCCTCGTCGGCGGGCGCTTCACGGCCGCGGACGTGGTGATGGCCTCCATCCTCCACTGGGCCCAGGGCATGGGGCTGCTCGCGTCCTTCCCGACGCTGGGCGAGTACACACAGCGGCAGCTGGCTCGGCCCGCCGCCCGTCGGGCGCTCCAGGCCTAGCGGGGGAGGAGTCATGCCCCCGTTCGGCAGCGTCACCGGCTCGGGCGCCTTGGCGAGCCAGCCGCATGTCGGGTTGAAGCGCCGGGGCTTCATCGTCTCGGCGGGGGTCGTCCTGCTGTCGGTGGTGACGCAGCCGTTGATCTTCGGCCGCTTCGTGCCCGAGGCGGTGCTCGTGCACGTGGGCTGGTCCGTGATGCTGCTGGCCATGGCCCTGGTGATGCGACGCTGGGGGATGTCCATCCAGCGCGCGAGCACCATCTCCGGCGTGCTCAGCCTCGGCGCGCTCGCGCTGGACATCCTGTTCACCGGGGGGCTGTCGAGCCCGCTGTTCCCGCTGCTGTTCGCCCTGCCGCTCATCGTGGGCGTCTTCACGCCCGGAGACCTGGTGACGGTGTGGGCCATCGTCCTGCTCACGCTGGTGGGCGTGGTGGGCGCGGCGTGGCTGGCGGACGGGTCGCCCCACCGGATAACGGGCGAGGTCACCGTCTTCCTCTTCATGGCGTGGGTGGCCATCTACGGCGGGAAGATGTACCGCCGCATGCGCCTGACCGAATGCGAGGCGGGGCGCGAGCGGCTGGCGGCGCTGGAGCGGCTGGCGCGCAGCGAGCGGCTGCGCGCCGAGGCCGAGCGCAGCCACGCGGAGACGGAGCGGCTGGCGCTGATGGGCCGGCTGGCCGCGGGCGTGGCGCACGAGGTGAACAACCCGCTGGCCTACGTGAAGTCCAACCTGCACTTCCTGACGGAGGTGGTGAGGGAGGGCTCGCCGGACCTGGAGGAGTGCCAGCGCGTGCTCGACGAGACGGGGCAGGGCGTGCTGCGCATCCAGCAGATCGTCACCGACCTGCGCCGCTTCTCCCGGGAGACGTCGGATGGGGAGGAGCACTGCTCGGTGGAAGAGGCGCTGAGCGAGGCGGAGCGGCTGGCGTCCGTGCGGCTGCGCAGCCTGTGCCGCGTGGTGCGCGAGGTGGCCGAGGACGTGCCGCGCGTGCGGCTGAGCCAGCGGCACCTGGTGCAGGTGGTGGTGAACCTGCTGCTCAACGCGGCGGACGCGCTCGACGCGCTCGAGGCCCAGCCCGAGGCGCGCCGCCAGCTGTGCCTCGTCACGCTGCGCGCCCGGCGGGAGCCGGGGGGCGTGTTGCTGGAGGTGGAGGACAACGGCCCGGGGATTCCCGACGGCGTCCTGCCGCGCTTGTTCGAGCCCTTCTTCACCACCAAGGCCCCGGGGAAGGGCACGGGCCTGGGGCTGGCCCTGTGTCGCGAGTACCTGGCGCGCGTGGGCGGCTCGCTGTCCGCGGAGAACCGGCCGGAGGGCGGGGCGCGCTTCGTGCTGCACCTGCCGGAGGCGGCCTCGAGCTGAGGCGCTACGCGCCGGAGGCGCTGCTGCCGCCACCCGGTGGCCCCTCGTCCGCGGCGCCGACCCCGCGGGGCTCGGAGGACGGCTCCTCCGTTTCGGGCTCTCCACCGGCGCGCCCCTGCTGACGCTCACGCCACGCGCTGGGGGACTCGCCCACCAGCTTGCGGAACAGGCTGCTGAAGTGCTGCAGCGACGCGCAGCCCACCTCCACCGCCACGGCGGTGAGCTTCATGTCCGTCTCCAGCAGCAGCGACTGCGCCATGCGCACCTGCACGGCGTTGAGCTCCGCCTGGAACGACGTGCCCGCGTCCTTCAGCCGGCGCTGGAGCGTGCGCTCGGACATGCCCATCTCCCGGGCCACGTCCGACAGGTTGATGTCCGGCAGCTTGCCCTTCATCGCCTGGTGCAGCTCGCGCAAGAGCGGCGACTGGCCCGTGGCCTCCGCCACCAGCTCGTTGAGCCGGGACAGGAGCGGCGCCGCCGTCGCCTCCGGCTGGCCCAGCCACGCCAGGGCCACCGCTGGGTCCGTGAACACCTTGCTCGGGTAGGCGCCCGTCAGCAGCGTGTAGAAGCCTCCCACCACCGCGCCCGCCACGCCCTCCGGCCGCACCAGCGCCTGCCGCTGCACGGACGTGCTGAAGGACTTCTCCCGCGTCTGCATGTACTTCACCAGCACCGCGAACGCCGCCGGGTCCGCCGCCTCCAGCCGGCGCGCGTCCACCAGCGAGGCATGCGGCGCCGCGGGAGCCAGCTCCACGTCGAGCACGTTCACCAGCCGGCGCACGTGCGCCTCGCCCGGACGACCCCACAGGACGAAGCCGCACAGGTCCGCCGTGGCGTACCAATGCAGGAACCCCTCCCCGACTAGATAACGGCCGAGGGGGTCCCGGAAGTAATCGTCGACGCCGTCTGCCGATCGCACGGCTCGGCAGAATAGCGCTTCGCCACCTTGGCCACCCACAAGGGATTGATGGGGGACAGGGAAGTCACCAGCTCTGGACGGACCCATGCCTTGTCGGCCAGCGCTTGGGTCGCCTCCGGCAGCTCCCGCCAGGGCAGCTGGGGCTTCAGGTGGTGGGCCTGGTGATAACCTGCATTGAAAAAGAACAGGTTGTACAGACGGGAAGTGGACGTCGTGCCCAGGGAGGCCCGCTGGGAGGCATCCGTTTCGAAGTGGGCGGCCAGGTTGAGCCAGTGGATGCAGACCTGTCCCACCAGCAACACTCCCCACCAGGCCAGCCCCAGGGCGGGCCGCCAGAGGATGAGCGCCAGCACCGCGCCGTCCACCAGCAGGAAGTCGAAGGCCAGCTCCGCGCGCTGGTTGCGCTTCGTCGCCCAGCGCCACACGTTGCCCACCGCCTCGAAGGGCCAGAACCACGGCGTCAGCGCCGAGCGCAGGCAGTAGCGCGCCACGCCCTCGCCGGGACGCCGCACGCCCCAGTCCCCCGGACCGTCGTTGTACCGGTGGTGGTTGAAGTGGTGGATGTAGTAGCCGCGGTAGGGAAAGCCGCAGGCCATGCCGAGCGTGCGCGACACGACCCAGTGCGCCAGCCGGGGCCGCGCCATGGAGACGTGCATGTGGTTGTGCAGCACGGCGTAGTTCCAGAACAGGACGGCCCAGCCGAGGATGCACATCCCCACGCGGCCCCAGATGTCCAGCACATCCCAGCTCCAGACGAAGGACGGGAACCACACCCACCACAGCGCGTGCACCGCGAGTTGGGGCAGGTCGAAGGCGGGGGCCGTCTGGGGGCGGTTCATGGCGGACGAGGGTAGGGCCGGCCATTTCCCGCCGCTTCATTCCATGCGCCAAGCGATTGCGAAATCACGCAACCGCGCGCGTGGGTTTCCCCTCTCGTCACGCGCCCGGGTCCACCTCCACCCGGCGCGTCCACTCCGCCCCCGCTCGCGGCGCCTCGCGCTGGCGCGACGCGAGGCCCGCGGTGTCGGTGTCGGTGTTCACGGCTCGAGGGCGTGCGCGACCTGCCCGAGCAGCCGCAGGCGCGGCGCGTCGAGCTTGCGCACGGTGCGCAACAGGCGGCGGACCTCGGGGCGCTCGCGGTACTCGGGCGGATCCTCGGCGAGCGCGGGCGCGCCTTCCACGCCCGCCATGCCGAGCAGCACGTCCGAGGAGCAGTTGAGGACCAGGCACAGCTTCCTCAACGTGCGGACGCTGGGCAGCATGTGGCCGCGCTCGAGTCGCCCGTAGACCTCGGTGGCGATACCCACGCGCTCGGCCACGTCGGCCTGGGTGAGCTCCAGCCGCTGCCGCGCCGCGCGAACTGCATTTCCAATGATGGTGGCCAGTCGTTGTTCCATGGCGTGCGGAAACCTGTCGGAAAGAGGGCTTCGCCCCCCGCGCTCTGGCGGAGAGGTTCCGGGGAGAAGTGACTTCGGGTTCGGTGCCTCGTGGAACACAGACTACGGGTGGGGTCTGACATTCAGGTGCATCCGGAAATGGTGTGTCGAAG contains:
- a CDS encoding acyl-CoA dehydrogenase family protein translates to MQQTQEHRAIRQTVRKFVEQELNPHVDAWEAAEIFPAKEVFKKLGELGLLGITKPPEFGGLGLDASFSVAFAEELGHCTCGALPMAIGVVTDMATPALARFGSDELRREFLAPTLSGERVCSIAVSEPGAGSDVASVTTTARRDGDDYVIDGSKMWITNGMQADWVCLLANTGEGPAHANKSLIIVPLDRPGITRSKIRKLGMWASDTAQLFFDGVRVPARFRVGEEGRGFAMQMQQFQEERLFVSASTLVTFDRLIAQTAEYTRQRKAFGQSILDNQSVHFRLAELQTEVEALRALIYRTVDLYVADKDDPEVVKLASMCKLKSGRLARELVDGCLQYWGGMGFTWDNPLARAHRDLRLGSIGGGADEVMLGIISKAMGTLPRKSRG
- a CDS encoding aldehyde dehydrogenase family protein, with product MRVVKLEEELVPRGLREAFDRLRARRWDVARRGPGERLARLEKLKALILERREALADALHADFRKPRAEVEATEVLPVLLELEHVRKHLKVWMKPRKVPTPLMLAGTASHVRAEPRGTVLVLAPWNYPFNLLVTPLIAAVAAGNTVLCKPSEKTPHTARFLAELVRDAFPDDEVALVEGGAEVGEALLRLPFDHFFFTGGPRVGRRVMEAAAKHLASVTLELGGKSPVVVDATADVEAAAERITWGKFLNGGQTCIAPDHVWVHESREEALLAALKAALERFYGRTEEARRASPDFCRMVDDGAFSRVRGLLDRTVAAGARVVAGGGADAETRFIAPTVLADVTPDAPIMEEEIFGPVLPVLRYPSLDDVVAHLRAGDKPLALYVFSKDEATVERLLRETSAGGSCVNTVVLHNVNPHLPFGGVGASGQGAYHGEAGFRAFSHERAVLRQGRTSLAHLFFPPYTGKAQKLARLASRLFG
- a CDS encoding phospholipase D-like domain-containing protein, which codes for MRPIQAELLSGSALYREVVLEKLVNARESVWLATANVKAMYVESKGRFVPLVEVLDALAARGVSLRLLHAELPSRPFRAAFDARARLVSGGLELKVCPRVHFKAVLVDGAWVYLGSANLTGAGLGAKADGARNFELGFATEDFDVIDRVTALYEAVWSGAECRGCRLRSVCPDPIGPLPARPPKVRSSRRAARLGRARRLERPTLESHRR
- a CDS encoding helix-turn-helix transcriptional regulator — encoded protein: MRRLVNVLDVELAPAAPHASLVDARRLEAADPAAFAVLVKYMQTREKSFSTSVQRQALVRPEGVAGAVVGGFYTLLTGAYPSKVFTDPAVALAWLGQPEATAAPLLSRLNELVAEATGQSPLLRELHQAMKGKLPDINLSDVAREMGMSERTLQRRLKDAGTSFQAELNAVQVRMAQSLLLETDMKLTAVAVEVGCASLQHFSSLFRKLVGESPSAWRERQQGRAGGEPETEEPSSEPRGVGAADEGPPGGGSSASGA
- a CDS encoding sensor histidine kinase, translating into MPPFGSVTGSGALASQPHVGLKRRGFIVSAGVVLLSVVTQPLIFGRFVPEAVLVHVGWSVMLLAMALVMRRWGMSIQRASTISGVLSLGALALDILFTGGLSSPLFPLLFALPLIVGVFTPGDLVTVWAIVLLTLVGVVGAAWLADGSPHRITGEVTVFLFMAWVAIYGGKMYRRMRLTECEAGRERLAALERLARSERLRAEAERSHAETERLALMGRLAAGVAHEVNNPLAYVKSNLHFLTEVVREGSPDLEECQRVLDETGQGVLRIQQIVTDLRRFSRETSDGEEHCSVEEALSEAERLASVRLRSLCRVVREVAEDVPRVRLSQRHLVQVVVNLLLNAADALDALEAQPEARRQLCLVTLRARREPGGVLLEVEDNGPGIPDGVLPRLFEPFFTTKAPGKGTGLGLALCREYLARVGGSLSAENRPEGGARFVLHLPEAASS
- a CDS encoding TetR family transcriptional regulator, yielding MVSDTEPRAGREAPRRALRDEDKEARRRRLLSEALGLYQETSYGAVKMADVAERAGLAKGTVFLYFPTKEALFLALLEDLLFAWFERLEGRLLQAGDAPWTGPRLAREVAQSLSGELPLTRLLAMLQTVLEQNVTEEQTRRFKERLLEAMARIGATLEALVPFLRPGEGPRLLLHLHALVTGLRQMADVAPVARAVLAAPHMAPLRIDFTAELTQALTTLLRGLEAR
- a CDS encoding glutathione S-transferase family protein encodes the protein MMKLFFAANTRATRPRWMLEELGVPYELVPVDLPSREHKQPDYLRIHPMGSLPALEDDGHPMFESAAILMHVADKYPEKGLAPAPATPERAEYYQWLMFCMATMEPPLSAYSAHNLFLPELERVPAEAERGRKRFTDIARMLEERLQGREFLVGGRFTAADVVMASILHWAQGMGLLASFPTLGEYTQRQLARPAARRALQA
- a CDS encoding fatty acid desaturase family protein; amino-acid sequence: MNRPQTAPAFDLPQLAVHALWWVWFPSFVWSWDVLDIWGRVGMCILGWAVLFWNYAVLHNHMHVSMARPRLAHWVVSRTLGMACGFPYRGYYIHHFNHHRYNDGPGDWGVRRPGEGVARYCLRSALTPWFWPFEAVGNVWRWATKRNQRAELAFDFLLVDGAVLALILWRPALGLAWWGVLLVGQVCIHWLNLAAHFETDASQRASLGTTSTSRLYNLFFFNAGYHQAHHLKPQLPWRELPEATQALADKAWVRPELVTSLSPINPLWVAKVAKRYSAEPCDRQTASTITSGTPSAVI
- a CDS encoding helix-turn-helix transcriptional regulator, translated to MEQRLATIIGNAVRAARQRLELTQADVAERVGIATEVYGRLERGHMLPSVRTLRKLCLVLNCSSDVLLGMAGVEGAPALAEDPPEYRERPEVRRLLRTVRKLDAPRLRLLGQVAHALEP
- a CDS encoding aldehyde dehydrogenase family protein, giving the protein MLEAVPAAAAVDSKPSLEASRILSVFQAQRAHRWTMSRTTAAERIARLKKLREAIIARRDELAEAIHQDFRKPALEVELTEVHPTLEELNHTVKHLKSWMKPTRVGTPLLLAGSSAHVRYEARGVVLILAPWNYPFHLLVAPLIAAIAAGNTVMCKPSEKTPHTSRFLARLLRDVFPENEVALFEGGAETAEALLELPFDHFFFTGNPRIGRKVMEAAARHLASVTLELGGKSPVIIDESADVVAAAERLAWGKFINGGQTCVAPDYVFVHESRAQAFVDALKAVITRFYGGTEAERQASPDFSRLVDAAAWRRVKDLVDRSVAAGAKVEVGGLADGPSRYLAPTVLTGVTPDMAVMEGEIFGPVLPVMTFRSRAEVYEHVQRGDKPLAMYVFSQDKRAIEDVFRNTTSGGAVVNNVLIHVANPNLPFGGVGMSGLGNYHGIYGFRTFSHERAVSVQWMKSLAAVFFPPYRGKAQEWASRASRLLE